A section of the Polynucleobacter sp. AP-Jannik-300A-C4 genome encodes:
- the murD gene encoding UDP-N-acetylmuramoyl-L-alanine--D-glutamate ligase, which yields MHNLDQAFANPALIADEGYQAPQHFLILGLGESGYAMAKWCLRNAAKVSLADTRDREQLNERQKAWLADLEFSGLKETYFGPLDDAHLKGVDVIGISPGLSPLQEPIASFLAKVQESNIDIWGELEFFARAIAALDRMAQLNQSQYHPAVLAITGTNGKTTTTALTGQLCERAGKRVAVAGNISPAALDKLMSCLDESDQVADMPEIWVLELSSFQLVYTSTFNATAATVLNITQDHLDWHGDMQAYVDAKANIFGQDTICILNRDDSLVMNLLTDEQKANQSVITFGASRPDEQGAFGIEHDLRAGGIDWLVWAEVDEDVEPQPKRRRKVAVVEDEPLRLKRLIPADALRIRGRHNALNALAALALARAAGLPMNMLLHGLRDYQGEPHRVQSVSIVSNVEYVDDSKGTNVGATVAALNGLSANESGKRIWLIAGGEGKGQDFGPLRDPALRFVKGVFLIGKDAPIIAEALADSVPCVMSETLQNAVTAAAQQAQSGDIVLLSPACASFDQFSDYVARAEAFVAEVEELGMQFQGADA from the coding sequence ATGCATAACTTAGACCAAGCCTTCGCTAACCCAGCTCTCATCGCAGATGAGGGCTATCAAGCGCCTCAGCATTTCTTAATCCTAGGATTGGGAGAGTCTGGTTATGCCATGGCTAAGTGGTGCTTGAGGAATGCCGCAAAAGTCAGCTTGGCAGATACACGTGATCGTGAGCAGTTAAATGAGCGCCAAAAAGCATGGTTGGCCGATCTTGAATTTTCGGGACTCAAAGAGACTTACTTTGGACCTCTTGATGACGCTCATTTAAAGGGTGTCGATGTTATCGGAATCAGTCCTGGCCTATCACCACTGCAGGAGCCAATAGCCTCTTTCTTGGCTAAGGTGCAAGAATCTAATATTGATATCTGGGGAGAGTTGGAGTTCTTTGCGAGAGCGATTGCTGCATTGGACCGGATGGCTCAACTGAATCAGTCTCAATATCATCCTGCTGTATTAGCTATCACCGGAACTAATGGAAAAACAACAACGACTGCGCTAACAGGGCAGTTGTGTGAACGTGCTGGCAAGCGTGTTGCTGTTGCTGGCAATATCAGCCCAGCCGCTTTAGATAAGCTGATGTCTTGCTTGGATGAGTCTGATCAAGTTGCCGATATGCCAGAGATTTGGGTGCTTGAACTCTCCAGCTTCCAACTGGTTTATACGAGCACTTTTAATGCAACGGCAGCTACTGTATTAAATATTACCCAAGATCATTTGGATTGGCATGGGGATATGCAGGCCTATGTTGATGCAAAAGCCAATATCTTTGGACAAGACACAATCTGTATCTTGAATCGTGACGATTCACTAGTCATGAATTTGCTCACCGATGAGCAAAAAGCCAATCAATCAGTCATTACTTTTGGCGCTAGTCGTCCTGATGAGCAGGGCGCTTTTGGAATTGAGCATGATCTGCGTGCCGGTGGAATTGATTGGCTGGTCTGGGCCGAGGTGGACGAAGATGTTGAGCCACAGCCAAAACGCCGTCGCAAAGTAGCCGTTGTAGAGGACGAGCCATTAAGACTAAAGCGTTTAATCCCTGCTGATGCCTTACGCATTCGTGGTCGTCATAACGCTTTGAATGCATTGGCTGCACTAGCCTTAGCACGAGCAGCTGGTTTGCCGATGAATATGCTCTTGCATGGATTACGTGATTACCAAGGTGAGCCTCACCGCGTTCAAAGTGTGTCCATTGTGTCCAATGTTGAATATGTGGACGATAGTAAGGGCACCAATGTAGGAGCAACAGTAGCTGCATTAAATGGCTTAAGCGCCAATGAGTCTGGCAAGCGGATCTGGTTAATTGCTGGTGGAGAAGGCAAGGGTCAAGACTTTGGCCCCTTACGCGATCCTGCGCTACGTTTTGTAAAAGGTGTTTTCCTAATTGGCAAGGACGCCCCAATTATTGCTGAGGCTTTGGCCGACTCAGTCCCCTGTGTGATGAGTGAGACTTTGCAAAATGCAGTGACTGCAGCTGCACAACAAGCTCAGTCTGGCGATATTGTTTTGCTCTCACCGGCTTGCGCCAGCTTTGACCAGTTTAGCGATTACGTAGCACGCGCAGAGGCGTTTGTTGCTGAAGTTGAAGAGCTGGGAATGCAATTCCAAGGAGCAGATGCATGA
- the ftsW gene encoding putative lipid II flippase FtsW encodes MSLKEKLFPENRLGLGRFWNFSRGGIDNFRSGLRDAVSGVEQTRSRMMDYDQLLVWAVLSLALIGLVMVYSASITLADGPKYANYSSNYFLIRHCISLAIAIGVAIWVFKIPTHVWDRYSPIIFGFTVLLLIAVLIPGVGKGVNGAKRWIPLGLMNFQPSELMKFAAVIFAASYTVQRQEYLHSFVKGMLPMGIAVALVGGLLMAEPDMGAFVVVALIAFGILFLGGINAKLFGGLILVGLMSGAIMIALSPFRRGRMLAFMDPWQVDNAANKGYQLTHSLMAFGRGEWFGVGLGGSVEKLHYLPEAHTDFIMAVIGEELGFIGVVVMIFLFYWIVRRAFLIGRTALQLDRSFAGLAAKGVAIWIGWQAFINMGVNLGLLPTKGLTLPLVSYGGSGILMNAVAVAMLLRIDYENRILMRGGKL; translated from the coding sequence ATGAGTTTGAAGGAAAAACTTTTTCCTGAAAATAGATTGGGTCTTGGCCGCTTCTGGAATTTCTCCAGAGGCGGGATAGACAATTTCCGAAGCGGCTTGAGAGACGCAGTTTCTGGTGTTGAGCAAACTCGCTCACGCATGATGGACTATGACCAGTTATTAGTTTGGGCGGTATTGTCACTAGCCTTAATTGGTTTAGTGATGGTCTACTCTGCATCGATTACTTTGGCTGATGGCCCTAAGTATGCAAACTACAGCAGCAATTATTTCTTGATTCGTCATTGCATTTCATTAGCCATTGCCATTGGTGTTGCTATTTGGGTATTCAAAATCCCAACCCATGTTTGGGATCGTTATTCCCCAATCATTTTCGGATTTACTGTTCTCCTGTTAATTGCGGTACTTATTCCTGGTGTTGGAAAAGGCGTGAATGGTGCTAAGCGTTGGATCCCATTGGGTCTCATGAATTTTCAGCCATCTGAATTAATGAAATTTGCTGCAGTGATTTTTGCCGCAAGTTATACGGTACAGCGCCAAGAGTATCTCCACTCATTTGTGAAAGGCATGTTGCCAATGGGTATTGCGGTTGCCTTGGTTGGTGGCTTGCTCATGGCTGAACCCGATATGGGTGCATTTGTTGTGGTTGCCTTAATTGCCTTTGGAATTTTGTTCTTGGGCGGCATTAATGCCAAGTTATTTGGTGGTTTGATTTTGGTTGGCCTCATGAGTGGCGCCATCATGATTGCACTCTCACCTTTCCGTCGCGGCCGCATGTTGGCATTTATGGATCCATGGCAAGTCGATAACGCAGCAAATAAGGGCTATCAATTAACGCACTCACTTATGGCATTTGGTCGTGGGGAATGGTTTGGCGTAGGTTTAGGCGGAAGTGTTGAAAAGTTACATTACCTTCCCGAAGCGCATACCGATTTCATCATGGCGGTGATTGGTGAAGAGCTTGGTTTTATTGGTGTAGTGGTAATGATTTTCTTGTTCTACTGGATCGTACGCCGCGCATTCCTCATCGGCCGTACTGCCTTGCAATTGGATCGCAGCTTTGCTGGTCTGGCTGCTAAAGGTGTGGCGATATGGATTGGTTGGCAGGCATTTATCAATATGGGTGTGAACTTGGGCTTACTTCCAACCAAAGGCTTAACTCTTCCTTTAGTCAGTTATGGTGGCTCAGGAATTTTGATGAATGCAGTCGCAGTAGCAATGCTGCTTCGTATTGATTATGAAAACCGAATCTTGATGCGGGGAGGTAAGTTATGA